The Amycolatopsis japonica nucleotide sequence CGCCGGGGAAGCCCAGCAGCCGCAAGGCCCGGTTCCTGGCGGCGTCGTCGCTGGCGGAGCTGATCACGAGTTCCACCAGCGCCGGATCGGCCATGGTGGTGCGGGCCGGTCCGTAGCGTTCGACGACCGTCGCCACGGCGATCGCGAGGCGGTCCAGCACCGCTTCGTCGAGGGCGGCGGCCTCCCCCTCGCGTTCCAGCCAGACCGTGCCGATCTCTTCGTCGTCGAGGGTGACGGCCATCGTGATGGACGCGGGCACGGAGGCCGGAGCGGCTTCGCGTCCGTCGGGGGCCATGCGGATGGTGCGTCCCGTGCTGTGCAGCCGGATACCCGCCGCGCATTCCGCCAGGCCCGCGGTGGCGCGGGCGAGCGCGGGGAGGTCGACCCGGCGCCGCATCAGGGTGTCGTAGAACATCACGACCCGGATCGCGCCCTCGACGTCGGGATCCAGATGCGACAACCGCGCGGCCAATGCCTCCATGTCGGCGAGCCTACGCGGCGATCGTCGCACGAAGGGGCGATCACACGCGACGGATGGCGGCCGCCTTCCGGCCCCGAAGCCGGAAAGATCGTCGTCATGGACCCCGAACTCGAAGCCTTCATCGCCCTGTTCCCCGCGGCGAACCTCGACGACCCGATCGCGGATCGCGAGAAGCTCGCGAAGCTGGCCATGTCGGTGCCGCGGCCCGACACCTCGGCCATGGAGGTCGAAGACCGGACCGTACCCGGCGACCCGGGTGTCCCGATCCGGATCTACCGCCCTCGGGAGGCGCGGGGCGCCATCATCTGGCTGCACGGCGGCGGCTGGGTCATGGGCAACCTGGAGACCGAGCACCCTTGGGCGGCGCGGCTCGCCGAGGCCTCCGGCGCGACCGTGATCTCGGTCGAGTACCGGCTGGCGCCGGAGAACCCGTTCCCGGCCGCGTTCGACGACGTCTACACCGTGCTGAACTGGACCGCGGACCACGCGGCCGAACTCGGCGTCTCCCCCGACCGGATCGCGATCGGCGGGCACAGCGCGGGTGGCGGGCTCGCGGCGGCGACGGCCTTGCGTGCCCGCGACGAAGACGGCCCGCGGATCTGTTTCCAGCTGCTCAACCAGCCCGGACTCGACGACCGTCAGGAGTCGTGGTCGGCGCGGAACTTCACCGACACGCCGTGGATGAACCGCGCGAAGATCACCGCCGCGTGGGGGCACTACTTGGCCGGAAAGCCCGCACCGTCGCCGTATGCCGCCCCTTCGCGGGCCACCGATCTCTCCGGGCTGCCGCCCGCGTACGTGGCCTCCGCCGAGCTCTGCCCCAACCGCGACGAGAACATCGAGTACGCCCTCCGTCTGCTTCAGTCGGGGGTTTCGGTCGAGCTGCACCACTGGCCGGGCACCTTCCACGGGTCACAGGCGATCCTGTCCGCCGAGGTGTCCCGCCGCCAGATCGACGAACTGGGCGGCGTCCTGCGCCGCGCGCTGGCCGAGTCATGACGACGCCTACGACAGCCCGCCTGCTGCGTCCGTTCGCCGGGAGTTTCGCCGCCGTCGTCGTCCTGCAGATCATCGGCGCCATCTCGGGGTTGGCGCCGCTGCTCGCGGTCGTCGAACTGGGCCGGGCGCTGCTGGCGCCCGGCCCGGTCGACGAGGGCCGGGTCTGGACCGCGGTGATCGTGGGCGCGGCCGGATTGTTCGTCCGGCTGGTGCTCACGGCCGCGTCGTCCGGGATCGGGCATCTGCTCGACGGCCGGGTCCAGCTCACCTTCCGCCGTCTGCTCGCCGAACGCCTCGGCCGCGTGCCGATCGGCTGGTTCTCCGGGCGTCGCACCGGTGAGCTGGCCAAGGTCGTCGGCGAGGACGTCGGCGCCGTGCACCCGTTCATCGCCCACACCCCCGGCGAACTCGTCTCCGCCTTCGTCGTCCCGCTGGTGTCACTGGGCTACCTGCTCACCATCGACTGGCGGCTCACCCTGATCACGCTGATCCCGGTCGTCCTCGCGGTGGCGCTGGTGCCGTTGATGATGACGCCCTCCCGGCTTCGCGAGCAGGAGGAGTTCGACCGCGGGATGGCGGGGATCTCGGATTCGGTCGTCGAATTCGTCCAGGGCATCGCCGTGGTCAAGGCGTTCGGCGGAGCGGGCCGCGCCCACCGCAGGTTCCGCACCGCCGCGGATGACTTCGTCGCCACCTTCACCCGATGGGTACGAGGGATGGCCGGGCCGGCGGCGGGAATGCAGCTGGCGTTGTCGCCGCCGTTCGTCCTGCTGGTGGTCCTGATCGGCGGCACGCTGCTGATCACCGGCGGAGGCCTCGCCCCGGTCGATCTCCTGCCGTTCCTGGTGCTGGGGCTGGGCTTGACCGCCCCTGTGGCCGCACTCGGCCACGGCTTCGACGAACTGCAGGCCGCCCGGCGCGCGACCGGCCGGATCCGCGACGTGCTCGGTGTGCGACCCCTGCCGGAGCCGGAGAATCCCCTTGTGCCAAAAGGGCATCGAGTCGAGCTGCGTGACGTCCGGTTCGGCTACGACGCCGACCGCGAGGTCCTGCACGGCATCGACCTGGTCCTCGAACCGGGCACCGTCACCGCCCTCGTCGGCCCGTCCGGCGGTGGGAAGTCCACTTTGGTCACTTTGCTGCCGAGGTTCTTCGACCCCACGGAAGGGACGATCCTGCTAGGCGGTGTCGATCTGCGCGAGATCAGCGGCGAGGAGCTGTATCGCAAGGTCTCCTTCGTGTTCCAGGACGTCCGCCTGCTGCGCGCGTCGGTCGCGGAGAACATCGCGCTGGCCGTGCCGCACGCCGATCTCGACGACGTCGTGCGCGCCGCCCGGCTGGCGAACATCCACGACCGGATCCTCGAACTGCCGCGCGGCTACGAAACGGTGCTGCACGAGGAAACCGGCTTGTCGGGCGGGGAAGCCCAGCGGATCTCGCTGGCCCGCGCGCTGCTCGCCGACACGCCCGTCCTGGTGCTCGACGAGGCCACCGCGTTCGCCGACCCGCAGACCGAACTGGCCGTGCGCCGGGCTCTCGCGACGACACGGGCCGACCGGACGATCCTGGTCATCGCGCACCGGCTGGAAACGGTCGTCGACGCAGACACCGTCGTACTACTGGAGAACGGCGTCATCGCCGAACGCGGGAAGCCCGCGGAACTGCTGACCCGGAACGGGAAATTCGCCGCATTCTGGCGTTCCCAGCACGCCGCCGAACCACAGGGGGAACCTCGATGATCCGGATGTTGCTGAGCGTCCTCGGCCCCGAACACGCCCCGCCGGTGCGGCGGACCGTGGCGCTGATGACGGTGACCGGGATCGTCGAAGGGCTGTCCTACGCGTTGCTGGTCCCCTTGCTGCGGGCGCTGCTCGGGAGCACTCCCGGCGACGCCGTCCCGTGGCTGATCGCGTTCGGCGCGGCCTTCTCGGTGTTCGCGATCCTGCGCTACCGCGCCGATCTCTCCGGCTTCCGCGCCGGGACGACGTTGCTGCGCGGGATGTACCACCGGCTCGGCGACCATCTCGCCCGCCTGCCGATGGGCTGGTACGGCGGGAACCGGGTCGGCGAGGTGTCGGCGCTCGCCGGACCCGGTGTCCTGCAGGCGATGGGCGTGATCGCGCATCTGCTGGCCCCGTTCGTGGCCGCCTGCGTCACCCCGCTGACGATCGTGTTCGTGATCCTCGCCTTCGACTGGCGGCTGGGGCTGGCCGCGCTGATCGCCGTCCCGGTCGTGGCGGTGATCCAAGTGCGGACGGGCCGTTCGTCGGCCGCGACCGACGAGGAGGCCGCCCGGCGCGGCACCGAGGCGACCGGCCGGGTGATCGAGTACCTGCAGGCCCAGCCGGTGTTGCGCGCCGGAGGGCGGGCCGAGGAACGATTCCGGCTGCTCGACGACTCGCTGCGGGACCTTCAGCGGGCGAACCGCCGGTCCACCCTGTCGGCGCTGCCCGGTGTCGTGGGGCTGACGTTCACGGTGCAGGCGCTGTTCACCGTCCTGCTCACGCTGGGCGCGTTCCTCGCACTTGGCGGGGAGATCGGGGCCGCCGAGGTCGTGGCGATCCTCGTCCTGGCCACGCGCTGCGCCGATCCGCTGCTCTCGCTGACCGACATCGACGGCAAACTCCGCGGCGCGCGTTCGGTGCTGGTACGGCTCGACGCGCTGCTGCGCACCGAACCGCTGCCGGAACCGCCGGAACCGGTCCGGCCGGAGCGGCACGATCTGGAGTTCGAGTCGGCCGCCTTCACCCGCAGCGGCCGCGCGGTGCTCGACGGCCTGTCGCTGACCGTCCACGAAGGACAGAAGCTCGCCCTCGTCGGCCCATCGGGCGCCGGGAAGAGCACGGTGCTGCAACTGCTCGCCCGGTTCCACGACGTGGATTCGGGCGCGGTGCGCGTCGGCGGGGTGGACGTCCGCTCGATGAGCACCGACGACCTGATGTCCCGCATCGCGATCGTGTTCCAGGACGTCTACCTGTTCGACGGCACTATCGAGGAGAACGTCCGGCTGGGCCGTCCGGACGCCGACGACGCCGAGGTGCGGGCCGCGGCGACGGCGGCCCGCCTCGACGAGGTGATCGAACGGCTGCCCGGCGGCTGGTCCGCGAACGTCGGCGAGGGCGGCGCGCTGCTGTCCGGTGGGGAACGCCAGCGGGTGTCGATCGCGCGCGCCCTGCTGAAGGACGCGCCCATCGTGCTGCTCGACGAGGTGACCTCCGCACTCGATCCGGTCAACGAAGCGGCCGTCCACGAGGGGATCGAGCGGCTCATGGCGGGCCGGACCGTGGTGATGGTGGCGCACCGGCTGCGGACCGTCGAGCGTGCGGACCACGTGGTCTTCCTGGACGGCGGCCGCATCGCGGAGGAAGGGAGCCACGGCGAACTGGCCCGGCTCGGCGGCCGGTACGCCGGGTTCCTCGAACCGCAAATCGCTTGACGCCGCCGGGGAACGGCAATGCACTGTGCCCATGAAGATCCGTTCCACGACCGCCGACGACCGCGCCGTCTTCGTCGACACCATGTTCACCGCGTTCGCCCGGTTCCCGGACACCGCGGGCGAGACCTGGTCCTCGCTCGAAATGGACCGCGCCCTGCTCGCGGTTTCCGAGGACGGGCGGCCGGTGGGCACGGCCGCCGCCTACTCCTTCGAGCTGACGCTGCCCGGTGAGGTCGTCGTGCCGGCCGCCGGGGTGACCGCCGTCGGCGTCCTGCCCTCGCACCGTCGTCAGGGCGTGCTCAGCGCGATGATGCGGCATCAGCTCGCCGATTTCCGGGCCAGGGGCGAGTTCCTCTCCGTCCTGCTGGCGTCGGAGGCCCTGATCTACCGCCGGTTCGGCTACGGGCCGGCGACCTACACCCGGCGCCTGACGGTGCGGCGCCACCGGGCCGCCCTCGCCGTCCCCCGGGCGGCCGAGGTGACCACCGGCTCGATCGAACTGCTGCGCCGGGCCGACTGCGGCGAGATCCTGGAAACGGTCTACGACCGGTATCGCCGCGCCAGGCCCGGCGCGCTGTCGCGCCCGCACAGCTGGTGGGAGGCCGGCGCCGGGCAACCACCGATCTCCCGGGCATCGCGGTACGTCGCCGTGCATCGCGACGCCGACGGCGTCCCGGACGGTTACGCCTCCTACTCGCTCACCGAACCCGACACCCTGACCGTCGACGAGACCATCGCCACCGACGACGCGGTGTCGACGGCACTGGCCAGGTTCCTGCTCGGGCACGACCTCGTCAGCGAAGTCGTGTTCAAGCACCGCCCGCTCGACGATCCGCTGCGCTGGCAGCTCGAAGACTTCCGCGCCGGCGAGCTCGGCGGCGACAC carries:
- a CDS encoding alpha/beta hydrolase encodes the protein MDPELEAFIALFPAANLDDPIADREKLAKLAMSVPRPDTSAMEVEDRTVPGDPGVPIRIYRPREARGAIIWLHGGGWVMGNLETEHPWAARLAEASGATVISVEYRLAPENPFPAAFDDVYTVLNWTADHAAELGVSPDRIAIGGHSAGGGLAAATALRARDEDGPRICFQLLNQPGLDDRQESWSARNFTDTPWMNRAKITAAWGHYLAGKPAPSPYAAPSRATDLSGLPPAYVASAELCPNRDENIEYALRLLQSGVSVELHHWPGTFHGSQAILSAEVSRRQIDELGGVLRRALAES
- a CDS encoding ABC transporter ATP-binding protein, with the protein product MTTPTTARLLRPFAGSFAAVVVLQIIGAISGLAPLLAVVELGRALLAPGPVDEGRVWTAVIVGAAGLFVRLVLTAASSGIGHLLDGRVQLTFRRLLAERLGRVPIGWFSGRRTGELAKVVGEDVGAVHPFIAHTPGELVSAFVVPLVSLGYLLTIDWRLTLITLIPVVLAVALVPLMMTPSRLREQEEFDRGMAGISDSVVEFVQGIAVVKAFGGAGRAHRRFRTAADDFVATFTRWVRGMAGPAAGMQLALSPPFVLLVVLIGGTLLITGGGLAPVDLLPFLVLGLGLTAPVAALGHGFDELQAARRATGRIRDVLGVRPLPEPENPLVPKGHRVELRDVRFGYDADREVLHGIDLVLEPGTVTALVGPSGGGKSTLVTLLPRFFDPTEGTILLGGVDLREISGEELYRKVSFVFQDVRLLRASVAENIALAVPHADLDDVVRAARLANIHDRILELPRGYETVLHEETGLSGGEAQRISLARALLADTPVLVLDEATAFADPQTELAVRRALATTRADRTILVIAHRLETVVDADTVVLLENGVIAERGKPAELLTRNGKFAAFWRSQHAAEPQGEPR
- a CDS encoding ABC transporter ATP-binding protein, which gives rise to MIRMLLSVLGPEHAPPVRRTVALMTVTGIVEGLSYALLVPLLRALLGSTPGDAVPWLIAFGAAFSVFAILRYRADLSGFRAGTTLLRGMYHRLGDHLARLPMGWYGGNRVGEVSALAGPGVLQAMGVIAHLLAPFVAACVTPLTIVFVILAFDWRLGLAALIAVPVVAVIQVRTGRSSAATDEEAARRGTEATGRVIEYLQAQPVLRAGGRAEERFRLLDDSLRDLQRANRRSTLSALPGVVGLTFTVQALFTVLLTLGAFLALGGEIGAAEVVAILVLATRCADPLLSLTDIDGKLRGARSVLVRLDALLRTEPLPEPPEPVRPERHDLEFESAAFTRSGRAVLDGLSLTVHEGQKLALVGPSGAGKSTVLQLLARFHDVDSGAVRVGGVDVRSMSTDDLMSRIAIVFQDVYLFDGTIEENVRLGRPDADDAEVRAAATAARLDEVIERLPGGWSANVGEGGALLSGGERQRVSIARALLKDAPIVLLDEVTSALDPVNEAAVHEGIERLMAGRTVVMVAHRLRTVERADHVVFLDGGRIAEEGSHGELARLGGRYAGFLEPQIA
- a CDS encoding GNAT family N-acetyltransferase — protein: MKIRSTTADDRAVFVDTMFTAFARFPDTAGETWSSLEMDRALLAVSEDGRPVGTAAAYSFELTLPGEVVVPAAGVTAVGVLPSHRRQGVLSAMMRHQLADFRARGEFLSVLLASEALIYRRFGYGPATYTRRLTVRRHRAALAVPRAAEVTTGSIELLRRADCGEILETVYDRYRRARPGALSRPHSWWEAGAGQPPISRASRYVAVHRDADGVPDGYASYSLTEPDTLTVDETIATDDAVSTALARFLLGHDLVSEVVFKHRPLDDPLRWQLEDFRAGELGGDTDWLWVRLLDVPRALTARGWSADGELVLDVGDPALDEHGRHLLTVRDGEAACVPTEREPDLSLDVSDLGSIYLGGTTPSTLVRAGHIRAHHSEAAAAADALFRTERPPHCLHWF